The nucleotide sequence TGTCCACCTCCTCTGAAACGGAGTAAGAGATCTGCGCTGCAGACCAGTCAAATAAACAAAGCAACGCGACGCACTGAATCCAAACGCCTTCTCTTTGTCTTCGACAACCCATGGTTGCTTTTTCAAAATGAATTAATCCAACAGAATATATTCACATTTCCACGAAACCTAAAAACCggtaaaatgtttttttaaatccacCCAGCCCATTCCGTCTCACCACCATTCGAGTGTTTCGCATCACAAAGCTCTCGAGACTGGTGACTCTATTCTCTTTTTCTTTCAGAGAGGAGGAGTCATGGAATATCAGTGACTTCATTTACTTCTGTGGTCTATAGTGACACCGTGTGTCACTTAAATTTCACTTGTTGTTGGAATACTGCGATGCCCTCAAGTCGACAATATCACACTGGACATTTACTCACCGAAAGGCCCACGTGTTAAAAAGGACAAATGTGCTGTCACATGCAAAACACAGGGAACGGAGCTACATGCAAGTAAAGTAACCTCATATAAAGAAATACATCTTCACATGGTCGTGTTCTGATAACAACGACAGAAGCTCAAGCAATCAAAGAGGAGTAGCGCTGACTAAAACTCAAGGCACTGACACGGAAAGCTCAAGGGTCTACCAttctatttaacctttattgaactaggcaagtcagttaagaagaaattcttactttcaatcacggcctagaaacagtgggttaactgccttgttgaaGGGCAGAACGAAATAGttgtaccttgttagcttggggattcgatctttcAACATTTTGGTTATTAATTAGtacaaagctctaaccactaggctacctaatgCTCTCGAGACTGCAAATACACAATACTCATGAACAAATGTCCACGTTGCATCTATTCCATTACACCAGTGAAAGGTAGCAATACATTTACATGCGTTACACACTAAGCATtcgatattaaactgattatggcagtcgGGAGATTATGCAATCGTCATGTAAAGACGTATCTTAATGAGTGTAATGTCAAAATCGGAAGTAAGCATGCGCCGATTAATACACCTGGTTTCCTGAGCGATCTTTCGAtttattaggacatgtaaacacctGAATTGGTATTCCAGCTGTGTGTTTGATCTGCGCATGTGCTAGCACCAGCTGAGCGAGCCTCCCAATTTATCTAGAGTGAAGTGAGTTCAGATCAACTGAATGTACTCTTCTTAGAGGTAGTTTTAACATACCAACTTTATATGTCtgaactcagaatcaaatatgcttcccaaaaataacatgttagctgtggtagaacgtttattttgattgACGATTTTCTGCACGTATCAGAGTGCCACCAGCTAGCCTGATTTCAAATGTGTTCACGGAAACAAGATTATTCGGGAAATCGTTATTCTTGCAAAGCATATAAACGTAAACGTTTTAATCAAACTAATATATGAATCTGACTATACACAATAATAGCATTATTATGTGCATGAAACCGCATTCAATGTTAAATGAACACTGCCCCTAATCAGAGCACAAACGGTTTCAGTGCCATGGACTGTGCTAGGAGTTCCCCACTTGCTGAACATAGACCTTTGAAAGGAAAATCCACGGTAGACATGGCTCAATAACTCACCTTGAGGGTGACATAGTCATAATCAATTGTGTAGCCTAATATCAATGTAGCCTAATTTTTTATTTTTGCTCAACCTTTAttttttaggcaagtcagttgagaacaaattcttatttacaatgacggcctactccgctCAAACCCTAAACTTGACGACGCTtggctaattgtgcgccgccctacggtACTCCCAACCACGTCCGGTCGTGATACAGCTTGGaacaagggtctgtagtgacgcctctagcacgaAGATGCAGTGCTTAGACcggtgcgccactcgggaggtaTAAGCTGTATATTTCCCACACATTGTATACGATACTTCCTATTTACTCACAATTTCCTATACACACATTACACTTTGCTGGGGACTGACACATTTACACATTTGAGAAGTGCAACATTTCTGTAGCCTATAGCCTCATAGAAAGCCAATCAAAGCATTGCAGGCTTGGAACGTATCTTTAGCTTAGAAGTTCAGCGCGCCTTCAGACCATGGACAGCAACGCCCACTTCATGAACCACACGCGCAGTGCAAAACAATGTCAATGTGAAAACCTTGGAGAGGATGGCTGTTTTCAAAGTAAGAGCTACTTTGAAAACAATATTCTTTGACTGCGAATTGAAATGATTAAAACATATAGAATTCAATATGAAATGTAAAGGCCGGTTTATGTAGAGAGCTTACCTTCTCTTTGTTGGGTAATGTTTGAGTCCTGTCAAACGTGTCATTTCCATTAATACTGATCAGCTCTGCATCTGCAGGTGGATACGGTGCGGGGAAAACCACAACGTCACTCTTCAGTGTGTCTGAACTGAAACACACGTCATACTGCTGAGTAGAATTAGAGTAAGACCAGCTCCCGTCAGGGTGTGTGGTGATCATTGGGGCGCTGTACCTTCTGAAACTGTCGTCTGTCCTGTGGCATTTTACAGCTATTAAACTGATCAGGCTCAATAAAAATATCACTGACACCGAGGCAATGGCGATCAGCAAATACAGGTTTAAATCAGAGAAACTCTCCTCCTTTCTTGGTACGTTTCTGGATTCAGTCTGGATTTCACCTGTACTttcaaccaccactacatcaatAGACACAGTCGCTGACAGTGAGGGTTCTCCGTTATCAGAAACCAACACGACCAACGGGTGTGTTTTCAAGTCATTGTCACCCATTCGCCTCTTAGTCCTTAGTTCCCCGGTGCTGGTTCCGATTCGGAAGAGGTTGGTTCCCTTGGGCTCAGAGATGTGATAAGAAAGCAGCGCATTGTAGCCAGAGTCGGAGTCTACAGCCCTGATCTTGGCCACAAAGTAGCCCGCTTCAGCAGAATAGGGAATGTTCTCAGAGTTAACGGAGCCGTGATCAGAATAGGGCGCGAGAATCCCAGGACTGTTGTCATTCTCATCCAGAATAAAAACGTTCACAGTCACGTTGCTGCTGAGAGGAGGAACACCAGAGTCTGTGGCTTGAACTTTAAACTGGAAAGTTTTTATCTCCTCATAGTTAAACGACAGCAGGCTGACTACATCTCCTGTATCTGAGTTTATATTTACAGCTGATGATATTGAAACACTTTTATCTAATAATGAATACGTCACTTTTGCATTTTCACCTGAATCTGGATCAAAAGCAGACGTCGTATAAATGACGTCACCTACCGGACTGTTCTCTTTCACATAAACATTAATAATTGGTTCTGAGAAGCGAGGAGCGTTGTCATTCACATCAGAAACGTCTACAGTAATAAGGCTAGTGCTGGAGAGAGGCGGGGTCCCTTCATCCGTAGCTGTGATGATGACATTGTACTGAGCAGTGCTCTCCCTATCAAGAGGCCCGTCTACCACTAAAGAATAATCGTTTTTGTAGTTCGACTTTAGTTTGAAAGGGACAGAGCCTACAAGTTTACAGTTGGTGAGGCCATTTTGACCTCCATCTTTATCATTTACTGTGACCAAGGCGACCACAGACATTAACTCAGCATCCTCTCTCACTGGGCTCATAAGTGACGTCACTGATATTTCAGGTGTATTGTCATTGACATCAATAACTTCCACTAACACTTTACCATGGGCACTGCGAGGAGAGTGTCCACGATCTGACACCTGCACACGAATTTCGTATGCAGCTTTTTCCTCAAAATCTAACTTCCCCTTAACTTTAATTTCACCTGTGTCTGAATTTATGGAAAATGTATCGGCAGGGTTAAAATGTCCCCGTTCAATGAAAGAATAAACAAGATCACCATTTACCCCCTCATCTAAATCAGTGGCGGTGATTGTTAATATAGATGACGCAAAGGCAACGTTTTCAGAAACACGTGCCTTGTAAAGGGATTGGCTAAATACTGGCGTATTGTCATTTACATCCATTACGTTAACAATAATCTTTAATGTTCCGGATCTTGGAGGATTTCCACCATCTACAGCGGTCAGTGTGAGCTGGATCGCGGGCTGTTTCTCTCGGTCTAAAGCTTTCTGCAGCACTAACTCAGCAGACACACTCTGCTCTCCACCGTTCTGCACATCCAGGGAGAAGTGTTCATTCGGGCTCAGCTTGTAGCTCTTTACCGAGTTACTGCCCGTGTCTGCGTCATTAGCTACCGGTAGAAGGTATCTCTCACCGGGATATGAGGATTCTGaaatatttaataatttcacGGTTTCACGAAAAGATGGTGCGTTGTCATTTATGTCAAAGATATTCACCTCTATACGGTGGAGCTGCGTAGGATGGCTCAATATGGCCTGTATGTTTAGCGAACACTTTACCGTATTCGGACAAAGCTCCTCTCTGTCTAGCCTCTCATGAACATATAGAATTCCTGTTTTCAAATTCGCCTCGAAATACCTCTTAGGCCTACCGTGTCCCGATACAATCCTTAGACCCCTCGACTCCAGTTCCTGTACATTAAGGTTTAAATCCTTAGCGAGATTCCCCACAAACGTGCCTTTGTCCACCTCCTCTGAAATGGAGTAAGAGATCTGCGCTGCAGACCAGTCAAATAAACAAAGCAACGCGACGCAATGAATCCAAACGATTTCTCTTTGTCGTTGACTACCCATCGTTGcgtgtattattttttttatctcaGTAGAAAAGTCACATATCCATGAATTTCCAAAAAGCCTATTGGAGAGATCCTGTACACAGCcaagccctctccatctcaccaccGTTCGAGATTTTCTGATCGCAAAGCTCTCGGTAGTGGTGACGCTATTCTCTTTCTTATTAAGAGAGGAGGAGTCATAAAATATCAGAGACGACATTAATTTCTGTGGTCTATAGCGACACCGTGTGTTACTGTTATACATTGCCTATATTACTCATGTAAAATAAGATCGTATAGTAAATATTTCACTTGTTGTTAGAATTTCACTTACGTTAGAATACTGAGAATACTCGTGTTGGACATTTACTACCCGAAATGCCTAGCTATGTATTTAAAAGGACAAACGTTCTGATCAATACAAAACACAGGAAAGTAGCTAAAGAAAAGTCAACCACATATAGAAAAAGAAATGTTCACACAGTCATGTTCTGATAACAATGACAGAAGTCATAATAAAGACTCCCACGGGATATTGCTATGCTATGCTCAAGTGGTTAACATCGTGACGCTCTCAAGACTGCAAAGAAACACTCCTCAAACGTGAATTCCCAAATTGCATCTATTCCATTACACCAGTGACAAGTTTAACCTAAAGAAAACAGTGTCCCAATCATTAGAGATCAAAAAATGGTTTCAACCCCATGGACCGTATTCGGTAAGATTTTACCGCTTACTGAACATAGATAGATATTTGGAAACAAATATAGGTCTACGCGGTTGAAATTGACAAATATACGA is from Oncorhynchus masou masou isolate Uvic2021 chromosome 32, UVic_Omas_1.1, whole genome shotgun sequence and encodes:
- the LOC135526264 gene encoding protocadherin alpha-8-like isoform X1; the encoded protein is MYNSNTRCRYRPQKLMSSLIFYDSSSLNKKENSVTTTESFAIRKSRTVVRWRGLGCVQDLSNRLFGNSWICDFSTEIKKIIHATMGSQRQREIVWIHCVALLCLFDWSAAQISYSISEEVDKGTFVGNLAKDLNLNVQELESRGLRIVSGHGRPKRYFEANLKTGILYVHERLDREELCPNTVKCSLNIQAILSHPTQLHRIEVNIFDINDNAPSFRETVKLLNISESSYPGERYLLPVANDADTGSNSVKSYKLSPNEHFSLDVQNGGEQSVSAELVLQKALDREKQPAIQLTLTAVDGGNPPRSGTLKIIVNVMDVNDNTPVFSQSLYKARVSENVAFASSILTITATDLDEGVNGDLVYSFIERGHFNPADTFSINSDTGEIKVKGKLDFEEKAAYEIRVQVSDRGHSPRSAHGKVLVEVIDVNDNTPEISVTSLMSPVREDAELMSVVALVTVNDKDGGQNGLTNCKLVGSVPFKLKSNYKNDYSLVVDGPLDRESTAQYNVIITATDEGTPPLSSTSLITVDVSDVNDNAPRFSEPIINVYVKENSPVGDVIYTTSAFDPDSGENAKVTYSLLDKSVSISSAVNINSDTGDVVSLLSFNYEEIKTFQFKVQATDSGVPPLSSNVTVNVFILDENDNSPGILAPYSDHGSVNSENIPYSAEAGYFVAKIRAVDSDSGYNALLSYHISEPKGTNLFRIGTSTGELRTKRRMGDNDLKTHPLVVLVSDNGEPSLSATVSIDVVVVESTGEIQTESRNVPRKEESFSDLNLYLLIAIASVSVIFLLSLISLIAVKCHRTDDSFRRYSAPMITTHPDGSWSYSNSTQQYDVCFSSDTLKSDVVVFPAPYPPADAELISINGNDTFDRTQTLPNKEKPKVPNSDWRYSASLRAGMQSSVHMEESSVMQGAQGVLVQNWPTVSSAAGDAEGGEVSPPMGAGVDSNSWHFRYGAGGPGGPPQHLKPGEVPPEAFIIPGSPAIISIRQQGGEDDKSDFISFGKKEEAKKKKKKKKEKKDKKDKGKDDDE